In Aspergillus nidulans FGSC A4 chromosome IV, a single window of DNA contains:
- a CDS encoding SDR family oxidoreductase (transcript_id=CADANIAT00000908) gives MPLPKSDYVSDSWKDGLFTNKVVFCTGGAGTICSAQVRALVHLGADACIVGRNVEKTEKMAQDIATARPGAKVVGIGAVDVRSFGSLQSAVDRCVKEFGAIDYVIAGAAGNFLASINQISVNAFRSVMEIDVLGSYNTLKATIPHLVESAKKHRVDSNSLKPSPAGTGGRIIFVSATLHYTGTPFQAHVAVAKAGIDALSHTVALEFGPLGVTSNVIAPGPIASTEGLDRLLPSDQLEKAQRAQPLGRFGSVRDIADATVYLFADTGSYVSGQILVVDGASWRISSAGIGSSNYPDFLLSGDTFQNVKGKKKAKL, from the exons ATGCCTCTCCCCAAATCTGACTACGTGAGTGacagctggaaagacggCCTGTTTA CCAACAAGGTCGTCTTTTGCACAGGCGGAGCAGGCACAATATGCAGTGCGCAAGTGCGCGCACTTGTTCATCTCGGAGCGGACGCATGTATCGTCGGGCGAAATGTCGAGAAAACGGAGAAGATGGCGCAGGATATTGCCACGGCTCGGCCAGGTGCGAAGGTGGTAGGAATTGGTGCTGTGGATGTGCGCTCGTTCGGTAGTTTGCAGAGCGCAGTCGATCGTTGTGTCAAGGAGTTTGGGGCGATTGACTATGTAAT CGCTGGCGCGGCGGGTAACTTTCTCGCGTCTATTAACCAGATTTCCGTGAACGCTTTCAGGTCTGTGATGGAGATTGACGTGTTGGGGTCATATAATACGCTCAAGGCGACGATTCCACATCTTGTGGAGTCGGCAAAGAAACACAGGGTAGACTCGAATTCAT TGAAGCCATCTCCAGCAGGAACTGGAGGCCGCATCATTTTTGTCAGCGCTACGCTCCACTACACAGGAACCCCATTCCAAGCCCATGTTGCCGTGGCCAAAGCGGGCATTGACGCCTTATCCCACACTGTCGCGCTGGAATTCGGGCCATTGGGTGTGACATCGAACGTCATTGCTCCGGGTCCGATCGCCTCAACAGAG GGCCTGGACCGTCTCCTCCCAAGCGATCAGCTTGAGAAGGCTCAGAGAGCGCAACCTCTGGGACGCTTCGGCTCCGTTCGTGATATCGCTGATGCCACCGTATACCTCTTTGCAGACACTGGTAGTTACGTGAGCGGTCAGATCCTTGTTG TGGACGGAGCTAGCTGGCGCATATCATCTGCCGGTATAGGGTCATCCAATTATCCCGACTTCCTTCTATCAGGAGATACCTTTCAGAACGTcaaagggaagaagaaagcgaagCTCTGA
- a CDS encoding uncharacterized protein (transcript_id=CADANIAT00000906) yields the protein MISGSGLIHSPQEIEQSEAESATLQLPTPERTPDPQEYDRGLTLDHDTEFERERIEQQLGILVRSGGSEEMAIKLLKNLYLRKYHDSTNTDRRLHEILLENQRLEDQVKELDSSNLELFNDAQKWQTTANELRAAMDLTGEAVLRDAQKEVDAQSFQKLQARERKLKEKYDAREMKVAQLESQIATARKAIEEYKTKLAANDQMVDEWAEGQQKYTAWLSHENLRLRKQLNEINAFLAAQRTADFGRWEQVLPQFNMQAQSLQDKTLASKTNQLTYGTVDVDMHDANSIDMAMEPLPDRHKPPFPVRMRRRMYKSKTKAKRAGSSISRAARPLECSKGYSEKRAASTYLQYRDGMGKETVSTLPVKGHSDGLPKAFPRKRTRLQKSADMTKRMEAVSEVRRLPRLPRNLTVRVSAQAYTRRDDNELAKLMTEKWSLTEKEPPVEVKGEEDEIMAKLVAVTRTVEPFIPRPKTFSGPTYLPKEPKPLSRNERQHWAKTTNKWTLGPQKKNIAADMVTKHVRFARKVEYEPDWSAQRIYYEPRSGYTFSWSHATIAILLVLLLVSHLRPDEGRSWREANERPEDVVAKLRVSGHGEARVPVVDFEVGKWADVDDGTETAPELLVEQGRARRADGRVWTPVVLHRAGPACGCTDPALTLKYACFHQTVQVLSPSACPEFAAGQT from the exons ATGATTTCTGGAAGCGGATTAATCCACAGCCCTCAGGAGATTGAGCAGTCTGAAGCGGAGTCAGCAACCTTGCAGCTCCCAACACCCGAGAGGACCCCTGATCCGCAAGAATACGACAGAGGACTAACATTAGACCATGATACAGAATTCGAGCGGGAACGAATCGAGCAGCAACTCGGCATATTGGTCAGGAGTGGCGGATcggaggagatggccatcaagTTGCTCAAGAACTTGTACCTGCGTAAATATCATGACTCAACTAACACTGACAGGCGACTGCATGAGATATTGCTCGAGAACCAACGGCTTGAGGACCAGGTCAAGGAGCTCGACAGCTCCAACCTGGAGCTCTTCAACGACGCGCAAAAGTGGCAGACGACAGCCAACGAGCTGCGCGCCGCGATGGATCTCACTGGCGAAGCGGTTCTAAGAGACGCTCAAAAGGAGGTCGACGCCCAGAGTTTTCAGAAGCTGCAAGCGCGAGAGCGCAAGCTGAAGGAGAAATATGACGCTCGCGAGATGAAGGTCGCGCAGCTGGAGTCCCAGATCGCAACCGCCAGGAAGGCGATTGAAGAATATAAGACCAAGCTGGCCGCCAACGACCAGATGGTGGATGAGTGGGCTGAGGGGCAGCAGAAATACACAGCCTGGCTGTCGCACGAGAATCTGAGACTGCGCAAGCAGCTGAACGAGATTAATGCATTTCTAGCTGCGCAGCGGACCGCTGATTTTGGCAGGTGGGAGCAGGTCTTGCCGCAGTTCAACATGCAGGCCCAATCCCTACAGGACAAGACGTTGGCGTCGAAGACTAACCAGCTGACCTATGGCACTGTTGACGTCGATATGCACGATGCCAACAGCATCGACATGGCCATGGAGCCTCTCCCGGATCGGCACAAGCCCCCCTTCCCCGTGCGGATGCGCCGGCGCATGTACAAGAGCAAGACCAAAGCCAAACGAGCGGGATCCTCGATATCACGGGCAGCACGTCCTCTAGAATGCAGTAAAGGGTACTCGGAGAAGCGGGCGGCGAGTACGTACCTGCAGTACCGTGATGGGATGGGCAAGGAGACCGTTTCGACCCTCCCGGTCAAAGGACACAGCGACGGGTTGCCCAAAGCATTTCCGCGCAAGCGCACCCGACTCCAAAAAAGCGCCGACATGACGAAGCGAATGGAAGCAGTCTCAGAGGTGCGCAGACTCCCTCGTCTCCCGCGGAACCTGACCGTTCGCGTCTCGGCGCAGGCATACACTCGCCGCGACGACAACGAGCTGGCCAAGCTCATGACGGAGAAATGGTCTCTTACCGAAAAAGAGCCACCCGTCGAAGTcaagggcgaggaggacgagatAATGGCCAAGCTCGTAGCCGTCACCAGAACCGTCGAGCCCTTCATCCCACGTCCCAAAACGTTCTCAGGGCCCACCTACCTCCCTAAGGAACCAAAGCCCCTTTCTCGCAACGAGCGCCAGCACTGGGCCAAGACAACCAACAAATGGACGCTTGGGCCGCAGAAGAAAAATATTGCAGCTGATATGGTGACGAAGCACGTCCGTTTCGCGAGGAAGGTCGAGTACGAGCCGGACTGGTCGGCACAGCGGATATACTACGAACCGCGCAGCGGGTACACCTTCAGCTGGAGCCACGCGACCATCGCGATCCTGcttgtgctgctgcttgtaTCGCACCTGCGGCCAGATGAAGGGCGGAGCTGGCGCGAGGCGAACGAGAGGCCCGAGGACGTTGTAGCCAAGCTGAGGGTATCAGGGCATGGGGAAGCGAGAGTACCCGTTGTGGACTTTGAGGTTGGGAAGTGGGCAGATGTGGAT GATGGAACTGAAACTGCACCCGAACTCCTTGTAGAGCAGGGTAGGGCAAG GCGTGCAGATGGACGCGTCTGGACACCTGTAGTTCTGCACAGAGCCGGACCTGCATGTGGCTGCACCGATCCCGCACTGACACTCAAGTATGCATGCTTCCACCAAACAGTCCAAGTTCTTTCTCCATCTGCTTGCCCAGAGTTTGCTGCAGGGCAGACTTGA
- a CDS encoding uncharacterized protein (transcript_id=CADANIAT00000904): protein MMLWAIAGVPLGVYNIVSELNIALRVQAQILTFLSLVTWAQCLYYGKKHSIRKCIGAVLSLLLLLGAIETGLVFALRSAKDRNLKWPLTIMAVLSSCFLAAGVLRHYWDIYVHRTVRGISFIFVAIDAAGDLFSLVSVVFEPRLDILGMVIYGTELALWIGVCLCGLVFNFLPWVVERERSRKTADRREPCEPEPGSLSLRQMPSSTSVFRTASEEAVRRAHPQAARDT from the exons ATGATGCTCTGGGCAATCGCCGGTGTCCCGCTCGGTGTGTACAACATCGTCTCAGAGCTGAACATCGCCCTTCGCGTGCAAGCCCAGATTCTCACGTTCTTGAGCCTGGTCACATGGGCGCAGTGTTTGTACTATGGGAAA AAACACTCAATCCGAAAGTGCATCGGTGCCGTCCTCTCcctgcttctcttgcttgGGGCCATTGAAACCGGCCTGGTATTCGCTCTGCGCAGCGCCAAAGACAGGAACCTGAAATGGCCGCTAACCATTATGGCCGTCCTCAGCTCCTGCTTTCTAGCCGCAGGCGTGCTGCGCCACTACTGGGACATCTACGTGCATCGGACCGTCCGAGGTATCAGTTTTATCTTCGTGGCGATCGACGCGGCCGGAGATCTGTTCTCACTCGTTTCTGTTG TGTTCGAACCGCGCCTCGATATCTTGGGGATGGTTATCTACGGCACCGAACTGGCGCTGTGGATTGGAGTGTGCCTATGTGGTCTGGTATTTAATTTCCTACCGTGGGTTGTGGAGCGCGAGCGGTCCAGGAAGACTGCAGACAGGAGGGAGCCGTGTGAACCAGAACCGGGGTCACTGTCCCTTCGCCAGATGCCGTCTTCCACTTCGGTGTTCCGGACGGCCTCAGAGGAGGCCGTGAGGAGGGCACATCCGCAGGCGGCCCGCGATACTTAG
- a CDS encoding uncharacterized protein (transcript_id=CADANIAT00000905), with protein MESYTVNLTIPNTHLLVDGESTAPIPGSVSVSPATSAFASPVSAVCRPEITVKLVRLVSSRRPRPPFPGNETSSKTLPWRRMTAQVQSFPSQIPNAQSQTLAKCIIWHSLDVTSLDFQERKFSFSLPIPGNIPPTADTALGTVSYTITATVRLASSVSVQDSQPIRIRRAAPPEPVWHIRAYPGSPVVTELCIAPCPPETKSTGRQTQYDIEWQAKSTILDGERESEIKYVVAEEVRWQVDETVKCLSLARQENRTNRRKIVRSQERTRQICQGAIAGRWLAGSGRKDRPGEAGAGGRIEIPFQVHIPTAIDEIDASSYFGDPECVHGEEMDEMETLAITVRHRLHLEVFTGEDTFHRETGDLVERRRRVRSYKAVFSLPVREVAETDFLNQLRAATGLPMYEDPYPALPEYSGE; from the coding sequence atGGAGAGCTATACTGTTAACTTGACGATCCCAAATACTCACCTCCTTGTCGACGGCGAGAGCACCGCGCCCATTCCAGGCTCGGTCTCTGTCTCTCCAGCCACATCAGCATTTGCATCGCCCGTCTCAGCCGtctgtcggccagaaataACGGTGAAGCTGGTCCGTCTTGTGAGTTCTAGAAGGCCGAGACCACCATTCCCAGGAAATGAAACCAGCAGCAAGACTCTGCCCTGGAGACGGATGACTGCCCAAGTCCAGTCCTTCCCTTCCCAGATACCCAATGCACAATCGCAAACACTGGCGAAATGTATCATCTGGCACAGTCTAGACGTGACCAGCCTGGATTTCCAGGAGCGGAAGTTCAGCTTCTCTCTTCCTATTCCCGGCAACATCCCGCCCACAGCCGACACAGCTTTGGGGACTGTTTCCTACACTATCACCGCGACGGTACGCTTAGCGTCTTCCGTCAGCGTCCAGGACTCGCAGCCCATCCGTATACGACGAGCGGCGCCGCCAGAACCCGTCTGGCATATCCGGGCGTACCCCGGCAGCCCCGTGGTCACGGAACTGTGCATAGCGCCTTGCCCTCCAGAAACAAAAAGTACCGGGCGTCAAACACAGTATGACATCGAATGGCAAGCGAAATCAACGATTCTGGATGGGGAGCGAGAGTCAGAAATCAAGTACGTCGTTGCCGAGGAGGTGCGGTGGCAGGTCGACGAGACGGTCAAGTGTCTATCTCTGGCAAGGCAGGAAAACAGAACGAACCGGAGGAAGATCGTCCGCAGCCAAGAGCGTACACGCCAGATATGTCAGGGAGCGATAGCGGGCCGATGGTTAGCGGGCTCAGGTCGCAAGGACCGACCTGGGGAGGCCGGGGCTGGAGGAAGGATTGAGATCCCGTTCCAAGTGCATATCCCGACAGCAATCGACGAGATAGATGCATCGTCGTATTTCGGCGACCCTGAATGTGTCCatggcgaagagatggacgAGATGGAAACTCTCGCAATCACGGTCCGTCACAGGCTGCACCTCGAAGTCTTCACTGGGGAGGACACGTTTCATCGGGAGACTGGAGACTTGGTCGAGCGTCGCAGACGCGTCAGATCATACAAGGCTGTCTTTTCCCTGCCTGTTCGAGAGGTTGCAGAAACCGATTTCTTGAACCAACTGCGTGCTGCAACTGGGCTTCCAATGTATGAAGACCCGTATCCGGCACTGCCAGAGTATAGCGGAGAATAG
- a CDS encoding uncharacterized protein (transcript_id=CADANIAT00000907) — translation MPVSEFRLRETWRGSSAGREIPKFVIDGGRGGRFDATLAEQYAFRCSTLSKTASLRKEGPRLLAQFKATRSVPEGERVRYNKFLVTTLRTVEGFIERSGRRIVADSEERNEVFSRYAAFLNFIEVQGNRRFSLVGLSPNMSSVPFSPPFVSLSARSQEEKVKRRRCSVAGSISGLTPDRHALYQAKYQQYRDEFGLDDCGSETEPEQGFIEAEIDRFLKELGQNVDIQDLEQSSRRFA, via the exons ATGCCCGTATCTGAGTTCAGGCTCCGCGAGACCTGGCGCGGAAGCTCTGCTGGGCGTGAAATCCCCAAGTTCGTGATCGACGGGGGCCGTGGAGGACGATTCG ATGCTACCCTAGCAGAACAATACGCTTTCAGATGCAGCACGCTAAGCAAAACAGCCTCCCTACGTAAAGAAGGACCCCGACTCCTTGCGCAATTCAAAGCCACTCGGAGCGTGCCGGAGGGCGAGCGCGTGCGGTATAACAAGTTCCTCGTTACGACGCTGCGGACGGTTGAAGGGTTCATTGAACGTTCAGGTCGCCGGATTGTTGCTGACTCGGAAGAACGAAATGAGGTGTTCAGTCGGTACGCGGCGTTTCTGAACTTCATTGAGGTGCAGGGTAATAGAAGGTTTAGCCTGGTAGGTCTTAGCCCAAATATGAGCTCTGTTCCgttttctcctcctttcgTCTCTCTTTCTGCTCGGAGCCAGGAGGAAAAGGTCAAGCGACGTCGCTGTTCTGTAGCTGGGTCGATATCTGGTTTAACTCCGGATAGACACGCTCTCTATCAGGCCAAGTACCAGCAGTACCGCGATGAATTTGGTCTCGACGATTGTGGATCTGAAACTGAGCCTGAGCAAGGATTTATTGAAGCCGAAATTGATCGATTTCTAAAAGAACTCGGCCAGAATGTGGATATACAGGATCTGGAGCAGTCTTCAAGGCGGTTCGCATAG